The window CTCATGCaactcctttctggcctgcaaagtttctgctgaaaaatgtGCTCATAGCTTTATGCGGTTTCCTTTGTTTGTAactgtcttctcttctcttgctgcttttaaaattctctatcactattttttgccattttaattatatgtGTCTTGGGATGCACCTCCTTGGGCTGATTTTGTCAGGGAATTTCTGTCTTCTgtatctggatatctgtttccttccgcATATTGgagaagtttttagctattatttcttcaaataaattttctgcccctttttctctcttcctctgggatccttataatgtgaatgttattattattatttttttaacaacagataatcaatttattaaaaagcatCTGCCATGGTGACTTCAACCTCGACTCCAGACTCAATACTGATGGAGGTAATCTGCTTAACAATCTCAGAAGGACTGTGCAGATCAATGAGTCGCTTGTGgatcctcatctgaaaatgatCCCAGGTCTTAGAACCTTCACCACAAGGAGTCTTTCTCGTAGTGATTCTCAGAGTCCTGGTAGGCATCCGCACTGGTCCTTTCactttgagattcttttcctttgcacCTCTGATCAAGTCAGCACACAccttttccaaagattttacaTTGCGGCTGGTTAGAGTAATTCTTATTCGGGGAATCGCCACCTCTGGTTCTACGGGCGTCTTCCcagtgtctttaaattttttttatttatttatgtatgatagacacagagagagagagagaggcagagacataggcagagggagaagcaggcgccatgcaccgggagcccgacgtgggattcgatcccgggtctccaggatcgcgccctgggccaaaggcaggcgccaaaccgctgcgccacccagggatcccttcccagTGTCTTTAAATGCCATGGCTGCAGCGCGGCTTCCTGACCGACTTGTTCCTCAGCGAACAGCGGTGAGTCAGGAGCAGGAGTGGGGCGCCGTGAGCTCCGCTCTAGCTGCGACCGCGTCTTCCTCAAAGagtaatgtgaatgttattatgcttccTGGAGTGCTACATTCCCTACGTCTATTCTCGTtttgaattctctttcttctctcatcagctcagcttgattactttccatttttctgtcttccaggtcattaattcattcctcttctTCTGGTCTGCTATTTAttacatcaaatatattttttcatttcattattgtgttcttcatctctgattagTTCTTTTTTATCTCATTGTTAAGGATCTCTttgatgtcctccactcttttctcaagttcactgaatatctttatgatcattactttaaattctttatcaggcatattacttatcttcCTTTTACTTAGGTCTCTTCCTgtggttttgtcctgttctttgaTTTGGGACATTCTCCTCTATCTCCTggttttgtctaactctctgtgtctatttctatgtgttaagaaagtcagctaCATACCTGCTATTGAGAGAAGTGGCCTTATGGAGAAGAGATTCTGGAGCACCCTGCCGTGCAGTGTCCCCCATTCACCAGAACCTGGTGTTTCAGggggtgtctcctatgtgtgttgcgtGTGCTCTGCTATTGTATTCTGGctgctttttccttcagtccagtAGTCCACAGAGGCTCTCTTTTCCTattgtgggcagggtttggtccctggCCAAGGTGGGgaatgtagttttaaaaagatgcatgCCAGTCTGCTTGGGAAAGGAGACTTGCAGGCACTGGGAATCAGGCCCTGCAAATGATGCCAGTTGGGGGATGCAGTGTTGGCAAGGTTTACTccggtcttctgggagaggggcctatAGCTCCGGGACTGAGGCAAGACTGGCAAGGGCGGATCCAAGGAAGCATGGTGGGATGGGGCTTGGGGTAAACAAGTTGCCATTGGTCCCCACAGGTGGCCGTGTGTTTATgctggggggcagaggagagaaatggcacctgccagctccaTTGTTCCTGGAGATCTTCCTCAGTTATCCCAGCCCCTCCAGGACATGCTCCAAAATGAGTCAAGTACTCTGCTTCCTGTATGTCCCAGGCATTATGAAAACTGCTGCTTCTACTCTGTATTTCTGTGGGCTGTTTgtcatgctgtctctttaagaATGGGGACTCAGCTTCCTCTCACCCTCCAGGCTCTCCCAGAACTGaacttgctgatttttttaaattccaggccTTAAGTCCTGCTGGTTTTAAGAACTCACAAAATGCAAAATTTGGCTTCTCTTGCTTTCAAAGTAAATGTTATGGGGCTATGTCTTCCCTGTAcggtagtctgcttctctcccttctctgcaccTTTGTCTCCCTCCCCACAAAAGATGGCTGTGGTCCCTTTTGTTGCTCCCCACTGCATCTCCGATGCATCTCTGCCCTTCCGACCCTCTTAAGTGTGGCTTCTTCACTACCTCCAATGTTGGAGTCTGTTTTGCCAGCGTTCAGGTCATTTCCTGGTTATTTACACCGATGTGAGTGTTATCTAGCTGTATCCGTGGGACaaggtgagcttagggtcctcttactctgccatcttccccatCTCCTCCAAGGCAGCTAGCTTTCTAAATTTACCAGGACTACTGCTGACATTTTTTTTGGCAAGATTTtaaccaaaataaatacataaagtgatAATGAAATATGTTAAAGGTAGACTCAATGAATTACTCTGTGGGAGGATGGATGGCTGACTGGAGGGATGGACAGAATGACAAAGCTAtaagaggaaaaattataaagtttGCAAAAAGGGACATATCTGGTTAATTTCAGATACAAGAATTAGGGAAGAGGTTGCAAACCATGAATATGTAAGACTCTAAGAAAGACAGAGATGAACACATGTAGGTGTCATGAAAGCAGAATgggagaatttaaagaaatgagcATGTATTTTTGCAACAAGATACATATTTTGTGGCCTGTGTCTCTTAATGACATTGGGAAGGTGGATgtatcaaaaaaattgaaataaaatgaaaaacacacagcACTGGTGTCTACAGGAAGATAATACAGAATGGACTGCAAGGAATACAGAGGAACAGGCACTGGGTACTAAAATTCAGTAGGTTGGGCTGCTGCACATTCTAGGATTACAGATTTATAGGCAGAAAAGAAAGTGATGATTCATTCTTTCATTGGATCCTTTAGCACACATTATTATTGCTGCCTGAGTGCCCAGTGGGGTCTAGGAAGCGAGGAGCTTTTGCATTTGACTAGATTATAAAGCAAATGTTCCTAGCCCACCTCCTTTCTGTACCACAGTCCCATTAAAGTACCTCCACAGCAAAGACTCTGACCTCTCCaattttttgtatcctttagggagagagaaaaatgactctTGAGAATGTGCTCAAGTCACACAAAACCCTGGATGGTAAGGGACAGAAAAAGTTTGTCTAAGTCTGGAGCAGAAGTCAGTTTTCAGATGTCCAAGGTAAAAACAATGACATAGAATCTCCCAGTGGTGGAAAACATTggaattaaacaatatttttggTGAGCTTTTGGATTTTCTCAAAATGGTGTAATCTTTGTTTGATAATATGGTGATCCTAAGacaaataaatacactttttatattgatatttttatctgTTGACTAAATGAAGAGATGTTGGATGCCTTAAAGTTTAAGCACTTGTGGCTccattaataatttaaaacattccaAGTATGTAATTTATGTGAGAACAAAAAGTGTAATGTTCTTAAGTTACTTTAAATATGTAAAGGATACCAAAAGTATAGCTGTCTTattctgtggggggggggggaggggggaacccCAATAAACTCATTTTCTCATGGTTTCAAAAGCCCTGGAAATTTTACATCTTTAGTAATTATAGCACATTATCAAAAATATTCAAGGCATCTCCTACACCCATGCTTCTAAGACACATTTTCTTCCAAGCAGATAGCTGCCTGTTTcacacaagtttttattttcaaaccgCTGCTGTTTACACTCTAGGAAGTCATATTTACATTACACTGGCCTTTCAAAGTCAAAATTTACAAAGCTACTCTGCATTTTCCCTCTCTGATTACCGAAACTTTTCTGCAAGATGCTTTCCATTATAAATTGTCTTTCTACTCAAGAACTCTTGCCATAAAAAGCAAAGTTTCTTTTCTTAGCTTAAACtcaagcttaaaaaaatacatctataaaACCTcgccagtggaaaaaaaatacaatctgagggatcttttttcttcttgttttatttcaaaatattttcttttaatgtggtTCACATAATATACACACCCTAGAACATATTTAAGGTATTGGTTCTATAAAGCGGAAATTTATATAGACAAGGTTAATCTTGCATTTTACCTGGAGAAAGTTACCTCTGGGACCCAAAGGTTCTTGCTAGGACTGTCATCCAGTAGGTGGCACCTCCCAGGATCAGATTATGGCTAAGAGTCTGTCCAAGGGCAAAACCCTGCTTTTTTGGTGATGTGGACCAGCCCCATAAGGACAGAACTATGGCGACTGATCCTTGCTGTCTTGATGAGGACGATGAGGCTCCTCGCCTGTCAGGACACACGGTCTAGGTCTAGTGAAATGCCCAGCTCTGTGTGTATGCTGGGACACCCGTTCCCCTTGTATTCAGTTTTTGATTCTAAACTGAGCTGAGTGTAGATTCTGTTTGATACTAGTTTTCTAAAAAAAGGAACAGTCATACTGCTAAAGCAGCTTTTGAACCACATTATTCTAAAATCCATAAATACAATCAATGAAATGTATAGAATGGCATCTTTGGAATCTATGGTGCAGTCTGATTTTGTCTGCAACATGAGTATCGACAAAGGAGTCTTAGGGAAGTTACGCCAGGGGAAATAAGAGGTGGCCTCAGAAACTATGGGAGAGTCCTGGACTGTATAGTTCATCAGCCTCCTTATGGTTTTATTCTAGGTCGAAATGACAACTTTTTagaacctttctttttcttatcttgtGAAATGGCAAAGGAGGACCTTATACCACTTTTTCTTTAATGGCAAACAGGATGCTTTATCCCCGAGAGAGTACCACTGCTATGAGATGCTATCTTTTTTCaaaaggctgggggtggggtggggaggatagTCTCCTTAAGGTAGAGCATGTTTTGAGAATCTCTTGAAACATTTGTTAATCTTCCCTTTTAATAAGAAGAAAGTAGGTTTCAGATGCAAAATCTCTGACAGGCGGCAGTATTTTATGAGGTtaattacagttttctttttttactgttcataatttatttttatttaaaaaattatcatctcTTTGTAAGAAGTGCTCTTTCACGTATTTggtttttaaacaataatttacatttactttGGAAGATATCAAGTGAACAGTAGTACAGGCAGTAAGGAGACATCAGCAAAAATCATGACGATATTCCTAAATGTCTTAAGTTTAGGAGACGGATGAACCCGCCTTCCTGTCCCTGCTCTACTCAGTGCAACCTGCATCATCCGAGGCAAGCAGCTGGAACTTCATAAGCCACGAGCCTCCTCTTTTGTAAACTGGAAGTCATTCCACTCACTTTGTAGAATAATTAGGTGGAGCCTGTGAAACCTGGTATTGTCCTCGGTAGAGTCATCTGACAAAAACCCTACAACCTCAATGGAGGACTCATGGGCAGAAATTCTGGGCCCTCCTCCTATGGGGCAATGTTTTTAGGGGCATATTATTCTGTATTGTCTGGTGTTCTGTCTTTATGAATATTGTTGCCTCCATAAGCCTTTGAAATGTCTTTCGGGTTGGGGGGTGGCagggtggaaataaaaataaaaatccgtATCTCCAGCACACAATATACTTAACTTTTGCTGAACAAAATATGACCATTGCATTTATTGTCAAAGGAATATGGTAATGTTGAGATCCTTTTCTCATACTCTatttaataaaatctgttttatatgACATGGTGGACCTGCTGTCTCATTAAAATTTCTCCCATGGCTTTTGCAATACCATTCCCTCTTctgctttccctttcttcttctcatgTGCTGCTTGCTCACCCTCTTTTGTGGTTGCACCACTACACTGATGGTCCCCAAGGGTTTTATTCTTTACTCTTCTCTCTTTGCATCTGGCCTCCTCTGCGTCGGCAGAGGGCGGTTCATGGATCCACATGGCTTCAACAATTGCCCACAAGCTAATGACTCCCAAAACTCAATTTCCAGTCTGGACCATGCTGTGTGtctctttcaaatattaaacaCATATATACCCAAATACCTGCTAGGCCAGCGCTACCGACTATGACAGGCCTACCCACATGTGATTATGCAaattgcatttattaaaattaaactaaaaattcagCTCTGTGGGTACTCATTTTAGGAGCTCAGTAGTGACATGTGGCCAGAGGCTACTGTACTGGACAGCACAGATACAAAACTGTCAAGAGTgctagtggggcacctgggtggctcagtccgtggagtctgcctttggctcaggtcacgatcccagggtcctgggatggagcactgtgtcaggtggggagcctgcttgtccctctgcctctgcccctccctccactcatgatctctctcaaataaataaataaataaataaataaataaataaataaataaaatctttaaaagaaaaaaagagtgctaGTGGACAGCTAGCTCTACTAGTCCACTCGCTGAAAGTGTACTGGATAAACCTTACTTACAACACGTACGAGGCTGAACACGCCCATGTCCTTGGCAGAGAAGAGCCTCCTTCCTTTAGATTCTGTGTTGCTGCTAATGATACCACTACTTGTCAAGTCTCCCTCCTAAGCTAAAAACCTGGGAATGACCTTGAATCCTACGCCCATCTAACCAGTTGACTAATCCATGGAGCTAACTGTCCCCTCTTCTCTGTCTGCATGGCTACCACCCCACTTGAACTTTTCAACATCTCTGTCACTTCTCAACGACTCCTTACCTGAGACTCCTGACTCTTTCTTCAAATCTCCACCGCTCTCATATGGCCTCTACCCTGCATTTCGAGTTAACCTCCCAAAGCATGATTCAACCTCCTGCACCAAAACCTCGAATGACTCATTCCTTCTGTTGTGGGTTGAGTTGTGTCCCTGACAGGATATGCTGAAGTCTTAATGCCTGGTATGggtaaatgtgaccttatttggaaataaggtcttcgAAGATggaatcaagttaagatgaggtcatgctcGATTACAGTGGTCCCTAATGCAATGTCTTtgtaagaagaggaaacagagacacagggagaggagacAAAAACACATGGACACAGAGGTAAGATGGTGGCGGAGATTGGAGTGATGTTGTCATAAGCCCCGGAATGTCTACGGGCACCAGGAGCTGAAAGAGCAAGGTCCGACCCTCTTCCATGTCTCTGCTAACACCTCGTTTTCTgacttccagactccagaacaaggggaaaataaatcctgctgttttaagccacctggtctgcGGTACTTTGTAACCACAGCTCTAGGAAACCTACACACTTCTTTCCACACTTTTTTATTGACCGCTTCCTAAGTGTCAGGTATTATACTAGGCCCTCCCCTGGGAATAAAGTCCAATATTTTAGTTTGTGTAGGAGACCAGAAGTTCTATTCCCCCTATACTCTGTGCTAAGTATAGATTCCTGGCCAAACCTCACATCCCAGGCGGGAAGTCCACTTCTCTGTGACCTTTCAGATCTACCCAGACTACGTAATTTAGCTACTTTTACTGTTCCCCCTGAATTCAAATACATCTTATCCCCTTTTGTATAGTGTCTCTCTGCCTACTAGACGGTGAGTACCTCGAGGCCAGGAGGCGTCTTGCTCATCTCTCGGTGATTGCAAGTCTTATCCGGATTCAGGCGTCCGGGAATCATTCAGCTAATGCACCCCAACGAGTGTTCTTGGCTTGGTCCTACCACATAGCCTGACAGTTTTCTTTGGGTTGCTGTTGGAAGTATTCATAGGAACTAGCTGGAGGAGCCAGGTGTTTCAGATTGAGGAGGAAGTTGGAGCATCTCTGTGCTTTATCAACATTTCGTTTTTTAGatccttttcctctgtccctccacttAATCTAGGCTGAGGGAGCACACACACTCAGCCTAATGATACTCGTCTCCTCAGAAGATATTTagagagacacatgcacacataaaaaGAGCCTCTTGGAGCACACATCCCCGAAAGTACCCAGAGCCAGAATCTTAGCGCTTTCCCCCAGGGTCCCGGCTGTTAGATTGCTCGCATCTCTGTTCACTCCTAATAACAATGAAACACAAaagctcaaaataaataaaaaagaataacactTTTACATTGGCTCCGAATTGTAAGACTTACTCTGTTTAAGTTTAGTTACCTCTGTTAAGTTTAGTAAGCCGGC is drawn from Vulpes vulpes isolate BD-2025 chromosome 4, VulVul3, whole genome shotgun sequence and contains these coding sequences:
- the LOC112925079 gene encoding small ribosomal subunit protein uS10-like, with product KDTGKTPVEPEVAIPRIRITLTSRNVKSLEKVCADLIRGAKEKNLKVKGPVRMPTRTLRITTRKTPCGEGSKTWDHFQMRIHKRLIDLHSPSEIVKQITSISIESGVEVEVTMADAF